The Mucilaginibacter terrae region AGGTAAATAATCACCGCAAAAAACAGCACATTGTTGAGGGAGAAATGCACACTGCCAAATGTGCGTTCTTTGGCCAGCACCTGTTGCACCAGCGCAAACACACCGCCGGCAATGCTCAGGTTGATCATAAATACCAGCAGCCACAATATAACCGCCACTACCGATAGTATACGCCTGAAGGATGCCCTTGTAGAAATTATGTTCAAACGCGCAAACAACCCGTTTGAGCACGAACTTACCTTAATTTGCAATTCAAGAGCATCACTTATTACCTGGATGAAGGCGGCCAGTCCAATCACCTGTGTAAGTCCGATGATAGCCGTGGCGCTGAAAACCTTAGCCAAACTAATTCGCCCGAAGATGTTAAACAGGATAGAGAACACATTCAACCCTAAAAAAATGAGCAGGATGGGCTTAGCCAAACGTTTGGCAACATTTGCTTTAAGCAGTTTTTTATAAAAGTAGAAACCGATGTATAATGATGCTGCATTCAGGAAGATGAGCCACAGGCGCATCCATATGGCATCGTGTACTACGGTATTGGTAATAATGATGACAACGTACAGGCCTACGATCATGAGCCAGTAATTCATATCACTCTTAGGCAGCGTTTTCCAAAAATGTACGGTAACAGCTATCAACAGCAGTAACTGGGTAAGCTCTATGTACATCGATGGCGAATCGGGCTCAAACAAGGGCGTGATGTTGAGCATGACAATGAGCGTAGCCAAAACAGGATATGGACTGATGTAACTAAAGGTAAGCTGGCCCAGCTTTTGGCGCAGATCGGGCTTTTGTGTTTTTTTAAAGTTGCGGTAAACCCATATGTAAAATGCAATCCCGATTAAAAACAAAAGAATGCGGTTATCCCAAGTACTGTTAATAAAATAGCTCAAAATCTTGCCTTGCCCGTCAACCGCCGAGTTGATCAGATCACCAATACTGCTGCCTGGCTCGCTGCTTACCGGCGCCGACCATATGTAAGGAGATTCGCGCCCCAGCGCATTTTTGCCTGATTGCTGTAAACGCTCAGAGATAAGGTTTTGCAGATCGGTAACGGTGAGATATGATGCCGAAACATCGGCCAGCAAGCGGCTCACGGTATCTAACTTTGCTGTAGTAACCTTGCCTGCCGTTTGTAATCTTAGCTTTATTTCACTTATCTGGTTATTATATAAACGCTTCTCGGTTGTATCTTTTGCCGTAACCATCAGCACCGAATCGTTACTCAACTCAATTACCTGGTCGGCCAGGCGCTGCAAGTCATTATTATGCTTGGTTAACGTGTTTCGCCAGCCGGTAAGGCGGTTTAGCGCATCTTTCAAGATCAGGTTATAGCTAAGCAAGCTTTTGGTATCAATCACCTTTCGCGCAGCGTCCAGATCCTTTTTTACCGGGTTAACATCTGCCCGTACACTTTGCAGCCCGTCACGAATGTTCTCTATCCCAAAACCCCGTTTATTGGTGGCGTTAATTTCGGTAATGGCCGCCTGCGCTTTTTGAATTTTAAAAAGCAGCGTATCGGGTATGGTAACAGCGGTATCTGTTTTTGCTTTGGTAGAGTCCTGCGCTTTGGCTTTATGAACAAACGTTAAAGCAGTTATGAAAACCACAAAGAGCATTAAAAAATGCCGGGAAAGTTTTTTGTTCAAAACCATGCTT contains the following coding sequences:
- a CDS encoding mechanosensitive ion channel family protein — its product is MNKKLSRHFLMLFVVFITALTFVHKAKAQDSTKAKTDTAVTIPDTLLFKIQKAQAAITEINATNKRGFGIENIRDGLQSVRADVNPVKKDLDAARKVIDTKSLLSYNLILKDALNRLTGWRNTLTKHNNDLQRLADQVIELSNDSVLMVTAKDTTEKRLYNNQISEIKLRLQTAGKVTTAKLDTVSRLLADVSASYLTVTDLQNLISERLQQSGKNALGRESPYIWSAPVSSEPGSSIGDLINSAVDGQGKILSYFINSTWDNRILLFLIGIAFYIWVYRNFKKTQKPDLRQKLGQLTFSYISPYPVLATLIVMLNITPLFEPDSPSMYIELTQLLLLIAVTVHFWKTLPKSDMNYWLMIVGLYVVIIITNTVVHDAIWMRLWLIFLNAASLYIGFYFYKKLLKANVAKRLAKPILLIFLGLNVFSILFNIFGRISLAKVFSATAIIGLTQVIGLAAFIQVISDALELQIKVSSCSNGLFARLNIISTRASFRRILSVVAVILWLLVFMINLSIAGGVFALVQQVLAKERTFGSVHFSLNNVLFFAVIIYLANMLQKHVGILFGESAVRFEDKTEHKGSKLALIRLVIVVIGVLLAVTASGIPLDKLTVVLGALSVGIGLGMQNIVNNFVSGIILIFEKPFRIGDYVELADKKGKVQDIGIRSSKMLTPQGSEVIIPNGDLLSGRLVNWTLSNDFLKTEILFKVPADTDLDALNKVIEEEVSKSANILKNLAPEILINTIAADSVELKVIVWITDIYSEAGFKNEFLRRLLPRLKELQVKIL